The Blattabacterium cuenoti genome includes a region encoding these proteins:
- the rpsI gene encoding 30S ribosomal protein S9, which produces MIHTIGRRKRSLARVYLKLGNGLITINSKKLNQYFPRYVHQKVLYPIKMIDKLNQFDMNIKVVGGGFNGQAEAICLAISRALCQFDLKHRSKLKSEGLLTRDSREVERKKFGQKKARKKYQFSKR; this is translated from the coding sequence ATGATACATACTATAGGAAGAAGGAAAAGGTCTCTTGCCCGTGTTTATTTAAAACTGGGAAATGGATTAATAACTATTAATTCCAAAAAATTGAATCAGTATTTTCCAAGATATGTTCATCAAAAAGTTTTATATCCTATTAAGATGATCGATAAATTAAATCAATTTGATATGAATATAAAAGTGGTTGGAGGAGGATTTAACGGACAGGCAGAAGCGATTTGCCTTGCTATATCTCGTGCCCTTTGTCAATTTGATTTAAAACATAGAAGTAAATTAAAATCTGAGGGATTATTAACTAGAGATTCTAGAGAAGTTGAAAGAAAAAAGTTTGGTCAAAAAAAAGCTAGAAAAAAATACCAATTTTCAAAACGTTAG
- the rplM gene encoding 50S ribosomal protein L13: MDPLSLKTASSKRSSIVKSWVIMDATNQILGRFSSRIASIIIGKHKPFFSPHVDCGDYVIVINSNSIRLTGKKWNHKKYIRYTGYPGGRKVTLVKNLFNKDSRILIYKAVKGMLPKNRLGRSVLKNLHVYQKSNHKHKAQKPILFKSN, translated from the coding sequence ATGGATCCGTTAAGTTTAAAGACTGCTTCATCCAAAAGAAGTTCAATAGTGAAGTCATGGGTAATAATGGACGCAACTAATCAAATTCTTGGTAGATTTTCTTCTAGAATAGCTTCTATTATAATAGGAAAACATAAACCTTTTTTTTCTCCACATGTAGACTGTGGAGATTATGTTATTGTTATCAATTCTAACAGTATTAGACTCACTGGAAAAAAATGGAATCATAAAAAATATATCCGTTATACTGGATATCCTGGAGGAAGAAAAGTAACTCTTGTTAAAAATTTGTTTAATAAAGACTCTAGAATATTGATATACAAAGCAGTAAAAGGAATGCTTCCTAAAAATCGTTTAGGACGTTCAGTTTTGAAAAATCTTCATGTATATCAAAAATCCAATCACAAACATAAAGCTCAAAAACCTATTTTATTCAAGTCTAATTAA
- the dnaK gene encoding molecular chaperone DnaK, with protein MSKIIGIDLGTTNSCVAVMEINDPLVIPNSEGKRTTPSIVAFVEGGERKIGDPAKRQAVTNPQKTIFSIKRFMGRMYSEVTEELKHIPYKVIKGGNNTPRVDIEKRLYAPQEISAMILQKMKKTAEDYLGEEVNRAVITVPAYFNDAQRQATKEAGEIAGLKVERIINEPTAAALAYGLDKSNQNKKIVVYDLGGGTFDVSILELGDGVFEVLSTNGDTHLGGDDFDQVIIDYLANEFKSKEGLDLRKDPMALQRLKEASEKAKIELSSSNQTEINLPYITATGSGPKHLVILLTRAKFEQLSEKLIQRSINPCSKALKAASLTTKDIDEVILVGGSTRIPKVQEEVEKFFKKKPSKGVNPDEVVAIGAAIQGGVLTGDVQNVLLLDVTPLSLGIETLGGVFTKLIESNTTIPTKKSETFSTASDNQSAVTIRVGQGERPMFNDNKEIGRFDLVDIPPAPRGIPQIEVTFDIDANGILNVSAKDKGTGKEQSIRIETSSGLNQEEIEKMKREAEENAQKDDKIKKEIEKLNHADNQIFQTEKQLKDYGNKLSENNRKNIEVSLEELKKAHSKKDFSSIDSSIKKLNEAWTNASQELYAKKNNNQSNKKENDEKSDNSKGNENVQDVDYEEVK; from the coding sequence ATGAGTAAAATTATAGGAATAGATTTAGGAACAACAAATTCTTGTGTTGCTGTCATGGAAATTAATGATCCCCTTGTTATCCCTAATTCTGAAGGGAAAAGAACTACTCCATCTATAGTTGCTTTTGTAGAAGGAGGAGAAAGAAAAATAGGAGATCCAGCAAAAAGACAAGCGGTCACTAATCCACAAAAAACTATTTTTTCAATTAAACGATTTATGGGAAGAATGTATTCGGAAGTAACAGAAGAATTAAAACATATTCCCTACAAAGTTATAAAAGGAGGAAATAATACACCCCGTGTAGATATAGAAAAAAGATTGTATGCCCCTCAGGAAATATCAGCAATGATTTTGCAAAAAATGAAAAAAACAGCTGAAGATTATCTTGGAGAAGAAGTTAATAGAGCTGTAATCACAGTTCCTGCTTATTTCAATGATGCACAAAGACAAGCTACTAAAGAAGCAGGAGAAATAGCAGGATTAAAAGTGGAACGAATTATTAATGAACCTACTGCAGCAGCATTAGCTTATGGATTAGACAAAAGCAATCAAAATAAAAAAATAGTCGTATATGATTTAGGAGGAGGAACTTTTGATGTTTCTATTTTGGAATTAGGAGATGGAGTTTTTGAAGTTCTTTCTACAAATGGAGACACTCATTTAGGTGGAGATGATTTTGATCAAGTAATAATTGATTATCTTGCAAACGAATTTAAATCTAAAGAAGGATTAGATCTTAGAAAAGATCCTATGGCTTTACAACGTTTAAAAGAAGCTTCTGAAAAAGCAAAAATAGAATTATCTTCTTCTAACCAAACAGAAATTAATCTTCCATATATTACAGCAACAGGGTCTGGTCCAAAACATTTAGTTATTCTTTTAACTCGTGCAAAATTTGAGCAATTATCAGAAAAATTAATACAACGTTCTATCAATCCTTGTTCTAAAGCTTTAAAAGCTGCAAGTTTAACCACTAAAGATATAGACGAAGTTATTTTAGTAGGAGGATCTACACGTATACCTAAAGTACAGGAAGAAGTAGAAAAATTTTTCAAAAAAAAACCATCTAAAGGAGTAAATCCAGATGAAGTGGTTGCTATTGGAGCAGCTATACAAGGAGGAGTTTTAACTGGAGATGTACAAAATGTATTGTTATTAGATGTCACTCCTTTGTCTTTAGGAATTGAAACCTTAGGAGGAGTTTTTACAAAACTTATTGAATCTAATACTACAATTCCAACTAAAAAATCTGAAACTTTTTCTACAGCATCTGACAATCAATCAGCAGTAACTATACGAGTTGGACAAGGAGAAAGACCAATGTTCAATGATAATAAAGAGATAGGTCGATTTGATTTAGTAGATATTCCACCAGCTCCTAGAGGAATTCCTCAAATAGAAGTAACTTTTGATATAGATGCTAACGGTATACTTAATGTATCTGCAAAAGATAAAGGAACTGGAAAAGAACAATCTATACGTATTGAAACTTCTTCAGGGTTGAATCAAGAAGAAATAGAAAAAATGAAAAGAGAAGCGGAAGAAAATGCTCAAAAAGATGATAAAATAAAAAAAGAAATAGAAAAATTAAATCATGCTGATAATCAGATTTTTCAAACCGAAAAACAGTTGAAAGACTATGGAAATAAATTATCAGAAAATAATAGAAAAAATATAGAAGTTTCGTTAGAAGAATTAAAAAAAGCTCATTCCAAAAAAGATTTTTCTTCTATTGATAGCAGCATAAAAAAACTGAATGAAGCTTGGACTAACGCTTCTCAAGAACTTTATGCAAAAAAAAATAATAATCAGTCAAACAAAAAAGAAAATGATGAAAAAAGTGACAATAGTAAAGGAAATGAAAATGTACAAGATGTAGATTATGAAGAAGTGAAATAA
- a CDS encoding phosphatidylserine decarboxylase family protein yields MIHREGILFLVYAFIIILSLIFISFFLFSNLISFLTFIFLMIFYIFLIFFFRNPKKSFHEKNFDKEKEIVISPADGKIVEIKNIFETEFLKKNCICISIFMSPFNVHVNRFPVSGKVIYTKYHPGKYLIAWFKKSSLNNERTTIVVETNKGKKVLFRQIAGFLARRIILYARKNSIAKKGEEFGFIKFGSRIDVFLPLNSVILVKKGEKVSGGETKISIIQS; encoded by the coding sequence GTGATTCATAGAGAAGGGATTTTATTTTTAGTTTATGCTTTTATAATAATATTATCATTAATATTTATTTCTTTTTTTTTATTTTCCAATCTAATTTCTTTTTTAACATTTATTTTTTTGATGATTTTTTATATTTTTTTGATCTTTTTTTTTAGAAATCCAAAAAAAAGTTTTCATGAAAAAAATTTTGACAAAGAAAAAGAAATAGTAATTTCTCCCGCTGATGGGAAAATTGTGGAAATAAAAAATATTTTTGAGACTGAATTTTTAAAGAAAAATTGTATATGCATTTCTATTTTTATGTCTCCTTTTAATGTGCATGTTAATAGATTTCCTGTATCTGGAAAAGTGATTTATACCAAATACCATCCAGGTAAATACTTAATAGCATGGTTCAAAAAATCATCATTGAATAATGAACGTACAACTATCGTTGTAGAAACAAATAAGGGGAAAAAAGTATTATTTAGGCAAATAGCTGGATTTTTGGCTAGACGTATTATTCTTTATGCAAGAAAAAATTCTATAGCGAAAAAAGGTGAAGAATTTGGATTTATCAAATTTGGATCTAGAATTGATGTTTTTTTACCTTTAAATTCTGTGATTTTAGTGAAAAAGGGAGAAAAGGTTTCTGGAGGGGAAACTAAAATTTCCATTATCCAATCATAA
- a CDS encoding phosphatidate cytidylyltransferase → MKKKKDLDLLIRFFTGFIYVVLIIFSIEKGDKIFRIVMMMLSFLCLFEFLIISGTDIILIKVTSLFFLFSILMDIFIKKGLISYIICFIPYSIIFFVIQLFSKKYSHLEKITQISHLTFGLVYIIIPFYLASYMYTTIHHGKELILGIFILIWTNDSLSYLIGRKWGKRKIAMSISPKKSVEGFIGGLLFCLILGFFLYKIWGKKYWFILSFTVPVFSTIGDLVESAIKRSYNVKNSGILFPGHGGFLDRLDSFIFVIPVIATIVASLVYLF, encoded by the coding sequence ATGAAAAAAAAGAAAGACTTAGATCTTTTAATAAGATTCTTTACTGGTTTTATTTATGTTGTTTTGATTATTTTTTCTATCGAGAAAGGAGATAAAATTTTCAGAATCGTAATGATGATGTTATCTTTTCTTTGTCTATTCGAATTTTTGATTATATCAGGTACTGATATAATTTTAATTAAAGTAACTTCTTTGTTTTTTTTGTTTTCCATTTTAATGGATATTTTCATAAAAAAAGGACTTATTTCATATATCATATGTTTTATTCCTTATTCTATAATTTTTTTTGTTATTCAACTGTTCTCTAAAAAATATTCTCATCTAGAAAAGATAACACAAATCAGTCATTTAACTTTTGGATTGGTCTATATTATAATTCCTTTTTATTTAGCTTCTTACATGTATACCACCATACATCATGGAAAAGAATTAATTTTAGGTATTTTTATTTTAATCTGGACAAATGATTCTTTATCCTATTTAATTGGAAGAAAATGGGGAAAAAGAAAAATAGCTATGTCTATTTCTCCAAAAAAATCTGTAGAAGGTTTTATTGGAGGTTTATTATTTTGTTTAATATTGGGGTTTTTTCTGTATAAAATATGGGGGAAAAAATATTGGTTTATTTTATCTTTTACGGTCCCTGTCTTCTCTACTATTGGAGATCTTGTTGAATCTGCTATTAAAAGATCTTATAACGTAAAAAATTCTGGTATTTTGTTTCCTGGACATGGTGGATTTTTAGATAGATTAGATAGTTTTATTTTTGTAATTCCAGTTATAGCTACAATAGTAGCTAGTTTGGTTTATTTATTTTAA